A stretch of Anaeromyxobacter dehalogenans 2CP-1 DNA encodes these proteins:
- a CDS encoding acyl-CoA carboxylase subunit beta yields the protein MDADGTPGGGAVARDESPDARIARELRRVEQGGAAKYHAKNAEQGKRFARERIALLLDPGSFVEDGALANALDPELPADGVVTGMGRMDGRPVCVMANDSTVKAGSWGARTVEKILRIQEVAAAQRLPLLYLVDSAGARITDQVEMFPGRRGAGRIFHNEVHLSGVVPQICLLFGPSAAGGAYIPAFCDVVVMVEGNASMYLGSPRMAEMVIGEKVTLEELGGARMHCSVSGCGDFLVKTEEEAIALARRWLSYLPSSHRGLPPEAPARPPRPGARAPADVVPRDQNKPFDMLELVDAIVDEGSFLEVKRLWAGELVTGLARIDGQVVGIVANQPKVKGGVLFVDSADKATRFIWLCDAFNVPLLYLADVPGFMIGTKVERAGIIRAGAKMISAVSEATVPRICVVVRKAYGAGLYAMDGPAFGPSATLALPEAMIAVMGPEAAVNAVFFNKIQERPEAERAAYVQALREEYRADIDLLKLASELVVDAVVPGERLREELSRRFRIYAAGHEPTRERKRGVLPV from the coding sequence ATGGACGCGGACGGAACGCCCGGAGGTGGCGCAGTGGCCCGAGACGAGTCGCCGGACGCGCGCATCGCGCGGGAGCTGCGGCGGGTGGAGCAGGGCGGCGCGGCGAAGTACCACGCCAAGAACGCCGAGCAGGGCAAGCGCTTCGCGCGGGAGCGGATCGCGCTCCTGCTCGACCCGGGGAGCTTCGTCGAGGACGGCGCGCTCGCGAACGCGCTCGACCCGGAGCTGCCCGCCGACGGCGTCGTCACCGGCATGGGCCGGATGGACGGCCGCCCGGTGTGCGTCATGGCGAACGACTCCACCGTGAAGGCGGGGAGCTGGGGCGCGCGCACGGTCGAGAAGATCCTGCGCATCCAGGAGGTCGCGGCGGCGCAGCGCCTGCCGCTGCTCTACCTGGTGGACTCGGCCGGCGCGCGCATCACCGACCAGGTGGAGATGTTCCCGGGGCGCCGCGGCGCCGGGCGCATCTTCCACAACGAGGTGCACCTCTCCGGCGTGGTCCCCCAGATCTGCCTGCTGTTCGGTCCGTCGGCGGCGGGCGGCGCGTACATCCCGGCGTTCTGCGACGTGGTCGTGATGGTGGAGGGGAACGCCTCCATGTACCTGGGCTCCCCGCGGATGGCCGAGATGGTCATCGGCGAGAAGGTGACGCTGGAGGAGCTGGGCGGCGCGCGCATGCACTGCTCGGTGTCCGGCTGCGGCGACTTCCTGGTGAAGACCGAGGAGGAGGCCATCGCGCTGGCGCGCCGCTGGCTCTCGTACCTGCCCTCCAGCCACCGTGGCCTGCCGCCCGAGGCGCCGGCCCGGCCGCCGCGCCCCGGCGCCCGCGCGCCCGCCGACGTGGTGCCGCGCGACCAGAACAAGCCGTTCGACATGCTCGAGCTCGTCGACGCGATCGTGGACGAGGGCTCGTTCCTGGAGGTGAAGCGCCTCTGGGCCGGCGAGCTCGTCACCGGGCTCGCCCGCATCGACGGCCAGGTGGTGGGGATCGTCGCGAACCAGCCCAAGGTGAAGGGCGGGGTGCTGTTCGTGGACTCCGCCGACAAGGCCACCCGCTTCATCTGGCTGTGCGACGCGTTCAACGTGCCGCTGCTCTACCTCGCCGACGTGCCCGGGTTCATGATCGGCACGAAGGTCGAGCGGGCCGGGATCATCCGGGCGGGGGCCAAGATGATCAGCGCGGTCTCGGAGGCCACCGTCCCGCGCATCTGCGTGGTGGTGCGCAAGGCGTACGGCGCCGGCCTCTACGCGATGGACGGCCCGGCGTTCGGCCCGTCCGCCACGCTGGCGCTGCCGGAGGCCATGATCGCGGTGATGGGGCCGGAGGCGGCGGTGAACGCGGTCTTCTTCAACAAGATCCAGGAGCGACCCGAGGCCGAGCGGGCCGCCTACGTACAGGCCCTGCGCGAGGAGTACCGGGCCGACATCGACCTGCTCAAGCTGGCGAGCGAGCTGGTGGTGGACGCGGTGGTGCCCGGCGAGCGGCTGCGCGAGGAGCTCTCCCGCCGGTTCCGGATCTACGCGGCCGGCCACGAGCCGACCCGCGAGCGCAAGCGCGGCGTCCTCCCGGTCTAG